Proteins encoded in a region of the Mycolicibacterium chitae genome:
- the rpsH gene encoding 30S ribosomal protein S8, whose translation MTMTDPIADFLTRLRNANSAYHDEVVLPHSKLKANIAEILKTEGYITDYRTEDARVGKALVVSLKYGPSRERSIAGLRRVSKPGLRVYAKSTNLPRVLGGLGVAIISTSSGLLTDRQAARQGVGGEVLAYVW comes from the coding sequence ATGACCATGACGGATCCGATCGCAGACTTCTTGACGCGTCTGCGCAACGCCAATTCGGCGTACCACGACGAGGTGGTTCTCCCGCACTCGAAGCTCAAGGCGAACATCGCCGAGATCCTCAAGACCGAGGGCTACATCACCGATTACCGGACCGAGGACGCCCGGGTGGGCAAGGCCCTGGTGGTCTCGCTCAAGTACGGCCCCAGCCGTGAGCGCAGCATCGCCGGCCTGCGCCGCGTGTCCAAGCCCGGTCTGCGGGTTTATGCAAAATCCACCAATCTGCCGCGGGTGCTCGGCGGCCTGGGCGTGGCGATCATCTCCACGTCCTCGGGTCTGCTCACCGACCGTCAGGCAGCGCGACAGGGCGTGGGCGGCGAAGTCCTCGCGTACGTCTGGTAG
- the rpmD gene encoding 50S ribosomal protein L30, whose amino-acid sequence MAEVKITQVRGVIGARWKQRESLRTLGLRKIRHSVVREDNEQTRGLIRVVNHLVEVEPVEEGGK is encoded by the coding sequence ATGGCTGAAGTGAAGATCACCCAGGTGCGCGGCGTCATCGGCGCGCGCTGGAAGCAGCGGGAGAGCCTGCGCACTCTCGGCCTGCGGAAGATCCGCCATTCGGTGGTCCGCGAGGACAACGAGCAGACGCGCGGTCTGATCCGCGTGGTAAACCACCTCGTCGAGGTTGAGCCAGTTGAGGAGGGCGGCAAGTGA
- the rplR gene encoding 50S ribosomal protein L18: MAETTSPKKHQPVGQNISATRRVARLRRHARLRKKVSGTPERPRLVVNRSSRHIHVQLVDDLSGTTLAAASSIEADVRGVEGDKKGKSVRVGQLIAERAKAAGIEAVVFDRGGYTYGGRIAALADAARENGLKF; this comes from the coding sequence ATGGCCGAAACCACCTCTCCCAAGAAGCATCAGCCGGTCGGGCAGAACATCTCGGCGACCCGGCGGGTGGCGCGGTTGCGTCGGCACGCGCGGTTGCGCAAGAAGGTGTCCGGTACCCCCGAGCGTCCGCGCCTGGTGGTCAACCGCTCCTCGCGGCACATCCACGTTCAGCTGGTCGACGACCTGAGCGGCACCACGCTGGCCGCGGCCTCCTCCATCGAGGCCGACGTGCGTGGGGTCGAGGGCGACAAGAAGGGCAAGAGCGTCCGGGTCGGTCAGCTGATCGCCGAGCGCGCCAAGGCCGCTGGAATCGAAGCCGTGGTGTTCGACCGTGGCGGATACACCTACGGCGGCCGTATCGCGGCGCTGGCCGACGCCGCCCGCGAGAACGGACTGAAGTTCTGA
- the rplF gene encoding 50S ribosomal protein L6 — protein MSRIGKQPVPVPAGVDVTIDGQNVSVKGPKGTLSLDVAEPIVVTRDDDGAIVVTRPDDHRDNRSLHGLSRTLIANLVTGVTEGYTTKMEIFGVGYRVVAKGSNLEFALGYSHPVVVSAPEGVNFAVESPTKFSISGIDKQKVGQLAANIRRLRKSDPYKGKGIRYEGEQIRRKVGKTGK, from the coding sequence ATGTCGCGTATTGGAAAGCAGCCGGTCCCGGTTCCCGCCGGGGTCGATGTGACGATCGACGGACAGAACGTGTCCGTCAAGGGCCCGAAGGGCACGCTGTCGCTGGACGTCGCCGAGCCCATCGTGGTGACGCGGGACGACGACGGCGCCATCGTGGTGACCCGCCCGGACGACCATCGGGACAACCGCAGCCTGCACGGGCTGTCGCGGACCCTGATCGCCAACCTGGTGACCGGTGTGACCGAGGGGTACACCACCAAGATGGAGATCTTCGGCGTCGGCTACCGCGTAGTGGCCAAGGGCAGCAACCTCGAGTTCGCCCTCGGCTACAGCCACCCGGTCGTGGTCAGCGCCCCCGAGGGCGTGAACTTCGCGGTGGAGAGCCCGACGAAGTTCTCGATCTCCGGAATCGACAAGCAGAAGGTCGGCCAGCTGGCGGCCAACATCCGTCGTCTGCGGAAGAGCGACCCCTACAAGGGCAAGGGCATCCGCTACGAGGGTGAGCAGATCCGCCGCAAGGTCGGAAAGACAGGTAAGTAG
- the rpsE gene encoding 30S ribosomal protein S5 codes for MMAEQTTGGAAETAASTGAPTAGTRTDTERGGRGGRDGGRGRRDDRGGRGGRDNADKSNYLERVVTINRVSKVVKGGRRFSFTALVIVGDGKGMVGVGYGKAKEVPAAIAKGVEEARKNFFRVPLIGGTIVHPVQGEAAAGVVMLRPASAGTGVIAGGACRAVLECAGVHDVLAKSLGSDNAINVVHATVAALKMLQRPEEVAARRGLPIEDVAPAGMLRARRDSEALAAAAAREGSN; via the coding sequence ATGATGGCGGAGCAGACTACGGGCGGAGCGGCCGAGACGGCCGCCAGCACCGGCGCCCCGACCGCCGGTACCCGGACCGACACCGAGCGTGGCGGACGCGGCGGACGTGACGGCGGCCGTGGCCGCCGCGACGACCGCGGTGGCCGCGGCGGCCGTGACAACGCCGACAAGAGCAACTACCTCGAGCGGGTCGTCACGATCAACCGCGTGTCCAAGGTGGTCAAGGGCGGTCGCCGGTTCAGCTTCACCGCGCTGGTCATCGTCGGCGACGGCAAGGGCATGGTCGGCGTCGGCTACGGCAAGGCCAAGGAAGTTCCGGCCGCCATCGCCAAGGGCGTCGAAGAGGCTCGCAAGAACTTCTTCCGGGTCCCGCTGATCGGCGGCACCATCGTGCACCCGGTGCAGGGCGAAGCCGCTGCCGGTGTCGTGATGCTGCGTCCGGCCAGCGCGGGTACCGGTGTGATCGCCGGCGGTGCGTGCCGCGCGGTGCTGGAATGCGCCGGCGTGCACGACGTCCTGGCCAAGTCGCTGGGCAGCGACAACGCGATCAACGTGGTGCACGCCACCGTTGCCGCGCTGAAGATGCTGCAGCGCCCCGAAGAGGTGGCGGCCCGTCGCGGTCTGCCGATCGAGGACGTCGCGCCGGCGGGCATGCTGCGCGCGCGTCGGGACAGCGAAGCGCTGGCTGCCGCAGCGGCGCGTGAAGGAAGCAACTAG
- the rplO gene encoding 50S ribosomal protein L15, protein MSVIKLHDLKPAAGSKTAKTRVGRGEGSKGKTAGRGTKGTKARKNVPVTFEGGQMPIHMRLPKLKGFKNRFRTEYAVVNVGDIAKAFPQGGTVGVDELVGAGLVRKNVLVKVLGDGKLSAKVDVTAHKFSGSAREAITAAGGSATEL, encoded by the coding sequence GTGAGCGTCATCAAGCTCCACGACCTGAAGCCGGCCGCCGGGTCGAAGACCGCCAAGACCCGCGTGGGTCGCGGTGAGGGATCCAAGGGTAAGACCGCGGGCCGCGGCACCAAGGGCACCAAGGCACGCAAGAACGTGCCGGTCACCTTCGAGGGCGGGCAGATGCCGATCCACATGCGGCTGCCCAAGCTGAAGGGCTTCAAGAACCGGTTCCGCACCGAGTACGCCGTCGTCAACGTCGGCGACATCGCCAAGGCGTTCCCCCAGGGCGGCACCGTCGGCGTCGACGAACTCGTCGGCGCGGGCCTGGTCCGCAAGAACGTTCTGGTGAAGGTGCTGGGCGACGGCAAGCTGTCGGCCAAGGTCGACGTGACCGCCCACAAGTTCAGCGGTAGCGCGCGGGAGGCCATCACGGCCGCCGGCGGCAGCGCCACCGAACTGTAG